Proteins co-encoded in one Rhodospirillales bacterium genomic window:
- a CDS encoding succinylglutamate desuccinylase/aspartoacylase family protein, with translation MTHTIEHLDLPAASLGTRRCLPVHRFGTAGARPKAYLHAALHAQELPGIVVLEHLIARLEEADAAGQVTGEIVVVPFANPIGLSQQIMMEAQGRYDLDTNRNYNRGFPNLIDTVAEAVAGQLTDDGETNVALVRAALGSAIAERNDAREADVLKLTLLRLSHDADLVLDLHSAWEALLHILVTDVNWPDARDLAAQMQVEVVLIDRGNRMMTFKSSHALFWKEMQARFADHPVPPGSTSAVVELRGQRDVDDHLTRPDADNLFHWLQRRGVVAGSPGPLPEMACEPRSNASLFRLFAELGGVVIYHSHLGERVREGQTFAHILDAESGRRTPVLAPVDGLFYARRSHRFARKGQYFCAIAGDMFIKD, from the coding sequence GTGACCCACACCATCGAACATCTCGATCTGCCCGCCGCCAGCCTCGGGACACGCCGCTGCCTGCCGGTGCACCGGTTCGGTACAGCGGGAGCTCGGCCCAAGGCCTATCTTCATGCTGCGCTGCATGCGCAGGAACTGCCGGGTATCGTTGTTCTGGAACACCTGATCGCGCGTCTTGAAGAGGCTGACGCTGCCGGCCAGGTGACGGGCGAGATTGTCGTTGTGCCCTTCGCCAACCCGATCGGGCTTTCCCAGCAGATCATGATGGAAGCGCAGGGACGATACGACCTCGACACCAACCGCAACTACAACCGCGGCTTTCCGAACCTGATAGACACCGTGGCTGAGGCGGTCGCCGGACAGCTCACTGACGACGGTGAGACCAATGTCGCGCTGGTCCGCGCTGCGTTGGGGTCAGCGATTGCCGAACGCAATGATGCGCGCGAGGCCGACGTCCTGAAGCTGACGTTGCTCCGGCTCTCGCATGATGCCGACCTGGTGCTCGATCTTCATTCGGCTTGGGAGGCGTTACTCCATATCCTTGTCACCGATGTGAACTGGCCGGATGCGCGCGATCTTGCGGCCCAGATGCAGGTCGAGGTCGTGCTGATTGACCGCGGCAACCGCATGATGACCTTCAAGTCATCCCATGCTCTCTTCTGGAAGGAGATGCAGGCGCGCTTTGCCGATCATCCTGTGCCGCCGGGCAGCACGTCGGCTGTGGTTGAGCTGCGTGGCCAGCGCGATGTCGACGATCACCTCACCAGGCCCGATGCCGACAACCTGTTCCACTGGCTGCAGCGCCGAGGCGTGGTGGCTGGATCGCCCGGTCCGCTGCCCGAGATGGCCTGCGAGCCGCGCTCCAACGCCAGTCTGTTCCGCCTGTTTGCCGAACTCGGAGGTGTGGTGATCTACCACAGCCATCTCGGTGAACGGGTTCGCGAGGGGCAGACTTTTGCCCATATCCTCGATGCCGAGAGTGGCCGCCGCACGCCCGTTCTGGCGCCGGTTGACGGGCTGTTCTACGCGCGCCGCAGCCATCGTTTCGCGCGTAAGGGCCAATACTTTTGCGCCATTGCCGGCGATATGTTCATCAAGGACTAG